From Streptomyces sp. NBC_01460, a single genomic window includes:
- a CDS encoding NAD(P)H-quinone dehydrogenase, translating into MTRIVIIGGGPGGYEAALVGAQLGAEVTVVDCDGLGGASVLTDCVPSKTLIATAEVMTTFDSSYEELGIIVADDTPHLEQAARVVGVDLGKVNRRVKRLALAQSHDITASVTRAGARVMRGRGRLDGLQAADGSRQVVVTAADGTEERLTADAVLIATGGHPREIPDAQPDGERILNWTQVYDLDELPEELIVVGSGVTGAEFAGAYQALGSRVTLVSSRDRVLPGEDPDAAAVLEDVFRRRGMNVMARSRAQSAKRVGDRVEVTLADGRVISGTHCLMAVGAIPNTAGMGLEESGVQLKESGHIRTDRVSRTSAPGVYAAGDVTGIFALASVAAMQGRIAMYHFLGDAVAPLNLKTVSANVFTDPEIATVGYSQADVDSGRIDARVVKLPLLRNPRAKMQGIRDGFVKILCRPGTGIVVGGCVVAPRASELIHPISLAVDNNLTVEQIANAFTVYPSLSGSIAEVARQLHTRKSAGEA; encoded by the coding sequence GTGACCCGGATCGTGATCATCGGCGGCGGCCCCGGCGGCTACGAGGCGGCACTGGTCGGCGCCCAGCTCGGCGCGGAGGTGACCGTCGTCGACTGCGACGGTCTCGGCGGCGCGTCGGTCCTGACCGACTGCGTGCCCTCCAAGACCCTGATCGCGACGGCCGAGGTGATGACCACCTTCGACTCCTCCTACGAGGAGCTCGGCATCATCGTCGCCGACGACACCCCGCACCTGGAGCAGGCCGCGCGGGTGGTCGGTGTCGACCTCGGCAAGGTCAACCGACGGGTCAAGCGCCTCGCGCTCGCCCAGTCGCACGACATCACCGCGTCCGTCACCCGCGCGGGCGCCCGGGTCATGCGCGGCCGGGGCCGGCTGGACGGCCTCCAGGCCGCCGACGGGTCCCGCCAGGTCGTGGTGACCGCCGCCGACGGCACCGAGGAGCGGCTCACCGCCGACGCGGTGCTGATCGCGACCGGTGGCCACCCCCGTGAGATCCCGGACGCCCAGCCGGACGGCGAGCGCATCCTGAACTGGACCCAGGTCTACGACCTGGACGAGCTCCCCGAGGAGCTCATCGTGGTCGGCTCGGGCGTCACCGGCGCCGAGTTCGCCGGTGCCTACCAGGCGCTCGGCTCGCGCGTGACCCTCGTCTCCTCCCGCGACCGGGTGCTCCCGGGCGAGGACCCGGACGCCGCCGCCGTCCTGGAGGACGTCTTCCGGCGCCGCGGCATGAACGTCATGGCCCGCTCCCGCGCCCAGTCCGCCAAGCGCGTCGGCGACCGCGTCGAGGTCACCCTGGCCGACGGCCGCGTCATCTCCGGCACGCACTGCCTGATGGCGGTCGGCGCGATCCCCAACACCGCGGGCATGGGCCTGGAGGAGTCCGGGGTCCAGCTCAAGGAGTCCGGGCACATCCGGACCGACCGGGTCTCCCGCACCAGCGCCCCCGGCGTGTACGCGGCCGGTGACGTCACCGGGATCTTCGCCCTGGCCTCGGTCGCGGCGATGCAGGGCCGCATCGCGATGTACCACTTCCTCGGCGACGCGGTGGCACCGCTGAACCTGAAGACGGTCTCCGCGAACGTCTTCACCGACCCGGAGATCGCCACCGTCGGTTACAGCCAGGCCGACGTCGACTCCGGCAGGATCGACGCCCGTGTCGTGAAGCTGCCGCTGCTGCGGAACCCGCGCGCCAAGATGCAGGGCATCAGGGACGGCTTCGTCAAGATCCTCTGCCGGCCGGGCACCGGCATCGTCGTCGGCGGCTGCGTCGTCGCCCCGAGGGCCAGTGAGCTGATCCACCCGATCTCGCTCGCCGTCGACAACAACCTGACGGTGGAGCAGATCGCCAACGCCTTCACCGTGTACCCGTCGCTGTCCGGCTCGATCGCCGAAGTGGCACGGCAGTTGCACACGCGGAAGAGCGCCGGCGAGGCGTAG
- a CDS encoding nucleoside triphosphate pyrophosphatase, with translation MAGMTDQRRLVLASASPARLGLLRQAGLAPEVIVSGVDEDAITAPTPGELALVLARAKAAAVASRPEAAGALVVGCDSVLELDGEAYGKPADAEEATARWKSMRGRSGILQTGHSVIDTATGRTASATASTVVRFGEPTDAEVAAYVASGEPLHVAGAFTLDGRSAPFVEAIEGSHGNVIGLSLPLLRSLLGELGTPITDLWV, from the coding sequence ATGGCGGGCATGACTGATCAGCGTCGCCTCGTCCTCGCCTCCGCGTCCCCCGCCCGTCTCGGACTCCTGCGCCAGGCGGGCCTCGCCCCCGAGGTGATCGTCAGCGGGGTGGACGAGGACGCGATCACGGCTCCCACTCCGGGCGAGCTGGCGCTCGTCCTGGCACGGGCGAAGGCAGCCGCGGTGGCTTCCCGGCCGGAGGCCGCGGGCGCGCTCGTCGTCGGGTGCGACTCGGTGCTGGAGCTGGACGGCGAGGCGTACGGCAAGCCCGCCGACGCCGAGGAGGCCACCGCCCGCTGGAAGTCGATGCGCGGCCGGTCCGGCATCCTGCAGACGGGCCACAGCGTCATCGACACGGCCACCGGCCGTACGGCGTCGGCGACCGCGTCCACCGTCGTCAGGTTCGGCGAGCCGACGGACGCCGAGGTGGCGGCCTACGTCGCTTCGGGCGAGCCCCTCCACGTGGCAGGGGCGTTCACCCTGGACGGCCGCTCGGCGCCGTTCGTCGAGGCGATCGAGGGCAGCCACGGCAACGTCATCGGCCTGTCGCTGCCGCTGCTGCGCAGTCTGCTCGGCGAACTGGGCACCCCCATCACCGACTTGTGGGTCTGA
- a CDS encoding enoyl-CoA hydratase/isomerase family protein, translating to MGVTSEQRFGEFVVVRRHEGREHVAELVLDRPKAMNAVSTAMAVSIAEACAALGADQGVRATVLTSSHERAFCVGADLKERNSFTDAELVRQRPTARAAYTGVLELPMPVVAAVHGFALGGGFELALACDVIVADRTAVVGLPEVSVGVIPGGGGTQLLPRRVGAARAAELVFTARRVEAAEARELGLVDELVEAGRDREEALALGGRIAANSPVGLRAAKRALRLGQGLDLRAGLEVEDAAWRSVAFSGDRAEGVAAFNEKRKPSWPGE from the coding sequence ATGGGTGTCACGTCGGAGCAGAGGTTCGGGGAGTTCGTCGTCGTACGGCGGCACGAGGGCCGGGAGCACGTGGCCGAGCTGGTGCTCGACCGCCCGAAGGCGATGAACGCCGTGAGCACCGCCATGGCGGTCTCCATCGCCGAGGCCTGCGCCGCGCTCGGAGCCGACCAGGGCGTACGGGCCACCGTGCTCACGTCCAGCCACGAGCGGGCCTTCTGCGTGGGCGCGGACCTCAAGGAGCGGAACTCCTTCACCGACGCCGAGCTCGTCCGGCAGCGGCCCACGGCCAGGGCCGCGTACACCGGGGTGCTGGAGCTGCCGATGCCGGTCGTCGCCGCCGTGCACGGCTTCGCCCTCGGCGGTGGCTTCGAGCTCGCGCTGGCCTGTGACGTGATCGTGGCCGACCGCACGGCCGTGGTCGGCCTGCCCGAGGTGTCCGTCGGCGTCATCCCGGGCGGAGGCGGTACGCAGCTGCTGCCCCGGAGGGTCGGCGCGGCGCGCGCCGCCGAGCTGGTCTTCACCGCCCGGAGGGTGGAGGCGGCCGAGGCGCGCGAGCTGGGCCTGGTCGACGAGCTGGTCGAGGCGGGCCGGGACCGGGAGGAGGCACTGGCCCTCGGCGGCCGTATCGCGGCGAACTCCCCGGTGGGGCTCCGGGCCGCCAAGCGGGCGCTGAGGCTGGGCCAGGGGCTCGATCTGCGGGCCGGGCTCGAGGTGGAGGACGCCGCGTGGCGCTCCGTGGCCTTCTCCGGGGACCGTGCCGAGGGGGTGGCCGCGTTCAACGAGAAGCGGAAGCCCAGCTGGCCCGGGGAATGA
- a CDS encoding biotin--[acetyl-CoA-carboxylase] ligase, whose amino-acid sequence MTPPDAPHNRWSDLDRPPLNAAALRRGLLRPDGLWTSLDIVEATGSTNSDLAARAAGGGLAEGTVLVAEEQTAGRGRLDRTWTAPPRSGLFLSVHLTPGTVPVERWGWLPLLAGVAAATGLAQAAGVDMALKWPNDLLVTIGGTERKTGGILAERAGDGVVIGIGVNVSLRAAELPAPHAGSLALAGAVSTDRETLLRAVLRSLEQWYGQWRDAGGDAAESGLQAAYAAGCATLDRTVRAELPGDRSVVGEAVAIDGDGRLVLATGDGIQEPVSAGDIVHLRGEGGGLT is encoded by the coding sequence ATGACTCCTCCCGATGCGCCGCACAACCGCTGGTCGGACCTCGACAGGCCGCCCCTGAACGCCGCTGCGCTGCGCCGCGGACTGCTGCGGCCCGACGGTCTGTGGACCTCGCTCGACATCGTCGAGGCGACCGGCTCCACCAACTCCGACCTCGCGGCCCGGGCCGCGGGCGGAGGGCTGGCCGAAGGCACGGTGCTGGTCGCCGAGGAGCAGACCGCGGGCCGCGGGCGGCTCGACCGGACCTGGACGGCGCCGCCCCGCTCCGGCCTCTTCCTCTCCGTCCACCTGACCCCCGGCACGGTGCCCGTGGAGCGCTGGGGATGGCTTCCGCTGCTGGCCGGGGTCGCCGCCGCCACGGGCCTCGCGCAGGCCGCGGGCGTCGACATGGCACTGAAATGGCCCAACGACCTCCTGGTGACCATCGGCGGCACGGAACGCAAGACCGGCGGCATCCTCGCCGAGCGCGCCGGGGACGGCGTCGTGATCGGCATCGGGGTCAACGTGTCGCTGCGGGCGGCCGAGCTGCCCGCCCCGCACGCCGGTTCGCTGGCGCTCGCCGGCGCGGTCTCCACCGACCGCGAGACCTTGCTCCGGGCCGTCCTGCGGTCGCTGGAACAGTGGTACGGGCAGTGGCGGGACGCCGGCGGCGACGCCGCCGAGAGCGGGCTCCAGGCCGCCTACGCGGCGGGATGCGCCACCCTCGACCGGACGGTGCGGGCGGAGCTGCCGGGCGACCGGTCCGTCGTCGGCGAGGCCGTCGCGATCGACGGCGACGGACGTCTCGTGCTGGCGACGGGCGACGGGATCCAGGAGCCCGTGTCGGCCGGAGACATCGTCCACCTGCGCGGGGAGGGCGGAGGCCTCACCTGA
- a CDS encoding acyl-CoA carboxylase epsilon subunit produces the protein MIKVVRGNPTPEELAAALAVVRARAAAVAAVPSGAPLPPEQWSDPGRIARQGALRPGPRSWARTYWPS, from the coding sequence ATGATCAAGGTCGTACGGGGCAATCCGACCCCGGAGGAGCTCGCCGCGGCCCTCGCCGTGGTCCGGGCGCGCGCGGCGGCGGTGGCCGCCGTCCCGTCCGGCGCCCCGCTGCCGCCCGAGCAGTGGTCCGACCCGGGCCGGATCGCCCGGCAGGGCGCGCTCCGGCCGGGGCCCCGGTCCTGGGCGCGGACGTACTGGCCCTCCTGA
- a CDS encoding acetyl/propionyl/methylcrotonyl-CoA carboxylase subunit alpha, producing the protein MRKVLIANRGEIAVRVARACRDAGIASVAVYADPDRDALHVRAADEAFALGGDTPAASYLDMAKVLQAAKDSGADAIHPGYGFLSENAEFAQAVLDAGLTWIGPPPQAIRDLGDKVAARHIAQRAGAPLVAGTPDPVSGSAEVVEFAEKNGLPIAIKAAFGGGGRGLKVARTLEEIPELYDSAVREAVAAFGRGECFVERYLDKPRHVETQCLADTHGNVVVVSTRDCSLQRRHQKLVEEAPAPFLSEAQNAELYAASKAILKEAGYVGAGTVEFLVGVDGTISFLEVNTRLQVEHPVTEEVTGLDLVREMFRIADGEELGYGDPAVRGHSFEFRINGEDPGRGFLPAPGTVTLFAPPTGPGVRLDAGVESGSVIGPAWDSLLAKLIVTGATREQALQRAARALAEFQVEGMATAIPFHRAVVADPAFTSDPFRIHTRWIETEFVNEIKPFAVPADQDADEESGRETVVVEVGGKRLEVSLPSSLGMSLARTGLAAGAKPKRRAAKKAGSAASGDTLASPMQGTIVKIAVEEGQEVKEGDLIVVLEAMKMEQPLNAHRSGTVKGLAAEVGTSVSSGAAICEIKD; encoded by the coding sequence GTGCGCAAGGTGCTCATCGCCAACCGTGGCGAAATCGCTGTCCGTGTTGCTCGGGCTTGCCGGGATGCCGGAATCGCGAGCGTGGCCGTCTACGCCGATCCGGACCGGGACGCTCTGCATGTGCGCGCGGCCGACGAGGCGTTCGCTCTGGGCGGTGACACCCCGGCCGCCAGCTATCTGGACATGGCCAAGGTGCTCCAGGCCGCGAAGGACTCCGGGGCGGACGCGATCCACCCCGGTTACGGCTTCCTGTCGGAGAACGCGGAGTTCGCCCAGGCCGTGCTGGACGCCGGTCTGACGTGGATCGGCCCGCCGCCGCAGGCGATCCGGGACCTCGGCGACAAGGTCGCGGCCCGTCACATCGCCCAGCGCGCCGGCGCCCCGCTGGTGGCCGGCACGCCCGACCCGGTGTCCGGCTCGGCCGAGGTCGTGGAGTTCGCCGAGAAGAACGGCCTGCCGATCGCGATCAAGGCCGCCTTCGGCGGTGGCGGCCGCGGCCTGAAGGTGGCCCGCACGCTGGAGGAGATCCCCGAGCTCTACGACTCCGCCGTCCGTGAGGCCGTCGCGGCGTTCGGCCGCGGGGAGTGCTTCGTGGAGCGCTACCTCGACAAGCCCCGGCACGTGGAGACCCAGTGCCTGGCCGACACCCACGGCAACGTCGTCGTCGTCTCCACCCGTGACTGCTCGCTCCAGCGCCGCCACCAGAAGCTCGTGGAGGAGGCCCCGGCGCCGTTCCTGTCCGAGGCCCAGAACGCGGAGCTGTACGCGGCGTCGAAGGCGATCCTGAAGGAAGCCGGCTACGTCGGCGCCGGCACCGTCGAGTTCCTCGTCGGTGTCGACGGCACGATCAGCTTCCTGGAGGTCAACACCCGCCTCCAGGTCGAGCACCCGGTCACCGAGGAGGTCACCGGCCTCGACCTCGTGCGCGAGATGTTCCGCATCGCCGACGGCGAGGAGCTCGGCTACGGCGACCCCGCGGTGCGCGGGCACTCCTTCGAGTTCCGCATCAACGGTGAGGACCCGGGCCGTGGCTTCCTGCCCGCCCCCGGCACCGTCACCCTCTTCGCCCCGCCGACCGGTCCGGGCGTCCGCCTGGACGCCGGTGTCGAGTCCGGCAGCGTCATCGGCCCGGCCTGGGACTCCCTCCTGGCCAAGCTGATCGTGACGGGCGCGACCCGCGAGCAGGCCCTTCAGCGCGCCGCGCGCGCCCTGGCCGAGTTCCAGGTCGAGGGCATGGCGACCGCCATCCCCTTCCACCGTGCGGTCGTCGCGGACCCGGCGTTCACCTCGGACCCCTTCCGGATCCACACCCGGTGGATCGAGACGGAGTTCGTCAACGAGATCAAGCCCTTCGCGGTCCCCGCGGACCAGGATGCCGACGAGGAGTCCGGCCGCGAGACCGTCGTCGTCGAGGTCGGCGGCAAGCGCCTGGAGGTCTCCCTCCCCTCCTCGCTCGGCATGAGCCTGGCGCGCACCGGCCTCGCCGCCGGGGCGAAGCCCAAGCGCCGCGCGGCGAAGAAGGCCGGCTCGGCCGCCTCCGGCGACACCCTCGCCTCCCCGATGCAGGGAACCATCGTCAAGATCGCCGTCGAGGAAGGCCAGGAGGTCAAGGAAGGCGACCTCATCGTCGTCCTCGAAGCGATGAAGATGGAGCAGCCCCTCAACGCCCACCGCTCGGGCACGGTGAAGGGCCTGGCGGCGGAGGTCGGCACCTCGGTGTCGTCCGGCGCCGCGATCTGCGAGATCAAGGACTGA
- a CDS encoding TetR/AcrR family transcriptional regulator — protein sequence MAMSTAPTPARPMRADARRNYDRLLREARTSFADRGTDASLEDIARRAGVGIGTLYRHFPNRQALMNAVFQEALTALLARSRELAQADRPCTALVEWLGAIVTHAGEYRGLAQALMSAPGDATSALTSCHVPLRQAGARLLTRAQSSGSVRADVSIDDLLQLTNAIALAAEQTPADPALADRLLRLTLRGLKAGPGDGEPLGPSAG from the coding sequence ATGGCCATGAGCACGGCACCGACACCGGCCCGGCCGATGCGCGCCGACGCGCGCCGCAACTACGACCGGCTGCTGCGCGAGGCCCGCACGTCCTTCGCCGACCGGGGCACGGACGCCTCGCTGGAGGACATCGCCCGGCGGGCGGGTGTGGGCATCGGCACCTTGTACCGGCACTTCCCGAACCGCCAGGCCCTGATGAACGCGGTGTTCCAGGAAGCCCTGACCGCCCTGCTCGCCCGCTCCCGCGAGCTGGCGCAGGCCGACCGGCCGTGCACCGCGCTGGTGGAGTGGCTGGGTGCGATCGTCACCCATGCGGGTGAGTACCGCGGCCTGGCACAGGCGCTCATGTCGGCCCCGGGGGACGCGACTTCGGCGCTGACGTCCTGCCATGTGCCGTTGCGCCAGGCAGGAGCGCGCCTGCTGACCCGCGCCCAGTCGAGCGGTTCGGTCCGGGCGGACGTGTCCATCGACGACCTGTTGCAGCTGACGAACGCGATCGCGCTGGCCGCGGAGCAGACCCCGGCCGATCCCGCCCTGGCCGACCGCCTGTTGCGGCTGACACTGCGCGGACTGAAGGCCGGTCCGGGCGACGGCGAACCCTTGGGTCCGTCAGCCGGCTGA
- a CDS encoding adenylate/guanylate cyclase domain-containing protein, with protein sequence MTVDDTNSDDGAEPSSGASVHSTPHHEVDHTAEPTDDPLAIRLEALILGADRRYTPFQAARTAGVSMDLASRFWRAMGFADIGQAKALTEADVLALRRLAGLVEAGLLSEPMAIQVARSTGQTTARLAEWQIDSFLAGLTEPPEPGMTRTEVTYPLIELLLPELQEFLVYVWRRQLAAATGRVVQTGDDEEMVDRRLAVGFADLVGFTRLTRRLEEEELGELVEAFETTSADLVAAHGGRLIKTLGDEVLFAADDAGTAGEIALRLVEAMAQDTTMPALRVGIAFGTVTTRMGDVFGTTVNLASRLTSIAPKDAVLVDGAFAEELIRNGDAPASETQAAEEVAAAAERARLAEKEGRPDDAEPPLPTYRFGLQPMWQRPVRGLGVVEPWLLARRGKPSA encoded by the coding sequence GTGACCGTCGACGACACGAACTCCGACGACGGCGCGGAGCCCTCGTCGGGGGCGTCGGTCCACTCGACACCGCATCACGAGGTCGACCACACGGCGGAACCGACCGACGACCCGCTGGCCATCCGGCTGGAGGCCCTGATCCTGGGGGCCGACCGCCGCTACACGCCGTTCCAGGCGGCCAGGACGGCCGGGGTCTCCATGGACCTGGCGTCCCGGTTCTGGCGGGCCATGGGCTTCGCCGACATCGGACAGGCCAAGGCGCTCACCGAGGCCGACGTGCTGGCACTGCGCCGGCTCGCCGGTCTCGTGGAGGCGGGGCTGCTCAGCGAGCCGATGGCGATCCAGGTGGCCCGGTCCACCGGACAGACCACCGCCCGGCTCGCGGAGTGGCAGATCGACTCCTTCCTGGCAGGGCTGACCGAGCCTCCCGAGCCGGGCATGACCCGCACCGAGGTCACGTATCCGCTGATCGAGCTGCTCCTGCCGGAGCTGCAGGAGTTCCTGGTGTACGTGTGGCGGCGCCAGCTGGCCGCCGCGACGGGCCGGGTCGTGCAGACCGGGGACGACGAGGAGATGGTCGACCGGCGGCTCGCCGTGGGCTTCGCCGACCTCGTCGGCTTCACCCGGCTGACCCGGCGGCTGGAGGAGGAGGAGCTCGGCGAGCTGGTCGAGGCCTTCGAGACGACTTCCGCCGACCTGGTTGCCGCCCACGGGGGACGGCTCATCAAGACCCTCGGTGACGAGGTGCTCTTCGCCGCGGACGACGCGGGCACGGCGGGCGAGATAGCGCTCCGGCTGGTCGAGGCGATGGCCCAGGACACGACCATGCCCGCGCTGCGCGTCGGCATCGCCTTCGGCACGGTCACCACGCGCATGGGCGACGTCTTCGGCACGACGGTGAACCTGGCCAGCCGGCTCACGTCGATAGCGCCGAAGGACGCGGTGCTGGTGGACGGCGCCTTCGCCGAGGAGCTGATCAGGAACGGCGACGCCCCCGCCTCCGAGACGCAGGCGGCCGAGGAGGTCGCCGCGGCGGCCGAGCGCGCCCGGCTCGCGGAGAAGGAGGGCCGACCGGATGACGCGGAGCCCCCTCTGCCGACGTACCGCTTCGGGCTGCAGCCGATGTGGCAGCGGCCGGTGCGCGGGCTGGGCGTGGTGGAGCCGTGGCTCCTGGCCCGGCGCGGCAAGCCGTCGGCCTGA
- the mmpB gene encoding morphogenic membrane protein MmpB, translated as MLWSDPENKPPKELRDAQDMMRRAGLLLALAMVVAMVVLGTR; from the coding sequence ATGCTGTGGTCCGACCCCGAGAACAAGCCGCCGAAGGAACTGCGCGACGCCCAGGACATGATGCGTCGCGCGGGTCTGCTGCTGGCGCTGGCCATGGTCGTGGCGATGGTCGTGCTGGGGACCCGCTGA
- a CDS encoding DeoR/GlpR family DNA-binding transcription regulator: MFAAERRQLILEMVRANGAVSLRELARVVQTSEVTVRRDVRALEAEGLLDRRHGGAVLPGGFTRESGFPQKSHLSTAEKTAIADLAAGLVGEGEAIVVGAGTTTQELARRLARVPGLTVVTNSLLVAQALAHANRVEVVMTGGTLRGSNYALVGSGAEQSLHGLRVTRAFLSGSGLTAERGLSTSNMLSASVDRALVQAAAEVVVLADHTKLGSDTMFQTVPTDLITRLVTDEPPVHDERAATELQALADQGVEITVAGPDADSAAGDALPQGRQPRQDMPLPGQRRTQGGHGGPGGLGPQLRSAAAMAEGPVGRVADLRRR; encoded by the coding sequence GTGTTCGCTGCAGAACGTCGTCAATTGATCCTCGAAATGGTGCGCGCCAACGGGGCGGTATCGCTCCGTGAGCTCGCCCGCGTCGTCCAGACCTCCGAAGTGACCGTACGGCGGGACGTGCGGGCGCTGGAGGCAGAAGGACTCCTCGACCGCCGGCACGGCGGTGCGGTCTTGCCGGGCGGTTTTACGCGGGAGTCCGGCTTTCCGCAGAAATCCCATCTCTCCACCGCGGAGAAGACCGCCATCGCCGACCTGGCGGCCGGTCTGGTCGGTGAGGGCGAGGCCATCGTGGTCGGCGCCGGAACGACCACGCAGGAGCTGGCCCGCCGGCTCGCGCGGGTGCCCGGCCTGACCGTGGTCACCAACTCGCTGCTGGTCGCCCAGGCGTTGGCCCATGCCAACCGGGTGGAAGTGGTGATGACCGGCGGCACGCTGCGCGGGAGCAACTACGCGCTCGTCGGCAGCGGTGCCGAGCAGTCGCTCCACGGACTGCGCGTGACCCGGGCGTTCCTGTCCGGGAGCGGGCTGACCGCGGAGCGCGGACTGTCCACGTCCAACATGCTCTCCGCGAGTGTGGACCGGGCGCTGGTGCAGGCCGCGGCCGAGGTGGTGGTCCTGGCGGACCACACCAAGCTCGGCTCCGACACCATGTTCCAGACCGTGCCCACGGACCTCATCACCCGTCTGGTGACGGACGAGCCGCCGGTCCACGACGAGCGTGCGGCCACCGAGCTGCAGGCCCTGGCCGACCAGGGGGTGGAGATCACGGTGGCGGGGCCCGACGCGGATTCCGCCGCCGGCGACGCCCTTCCGCAGGGCCGCCAGCCGCGGCAGGACATGCCGCTGCCGGGCCAACGGCGCACCCAGGGCGGCCACGGGGGGCCGGGAGGCCTCGGTCCCCAGCTGCGCAGCGCGGCGGCCATGGCGGAGGGGCCGGTGGGCAGGGTGGCGGATCTGCGGCGCCGGTAG
- a CDS encoding acyl-CoA carboxylase subunit beta, with protein MSEPQSDIHTTAGKIADLQRRIEEATHAGSARAVEKQHAKGKLTARERVELLLDEGSFVELDEFARHRSTNFGIEKNRPYGDGVVTGYGTVDGRPVCVYSQDFTIFGGSLGEVYGEKIVKVMDFAMKTGCPVIGINDGGGARIQEGVAALGLFAEIFRRNVHASGVVPQISLIVGPCAGGAVYSPAITDFTVMVDQTSHMFITGPDVIKTVTGEDVGFEELGGARTHNTTSGVAHHMAGDEKDAIEYVKSLLSYLPSNNLSEAPAFPEEADLETTDEDRELDTLIPDSANQPYDMHTAIEHVLDDGEFLETQALFAPNIITGFGRVEGYPVGIVANQPMQFAGCLDIDASEKAARFVRTCDAFNVPVLTFVDVPGFLPGVDQEYGGIIRRGAKLIYAYAEATVPLITVITRKAFGGAYDVMGSKHLGADLNLAWPTAQIAVMGAQGAVNILHRRTIAAADDPDATRAELMTDYEDALLNPYVAAERGYVDAVIMPSDTRAHLVKGLRQLRTKRESLPPKKHGNIPL; from the coding sequence ATGTCCGAGCCGCAGAGCGACATCCACACCACCGCGGGCAAGATCGCGGACCTGCAGCGCCGTATCGAAGAGGCCACACACGCAGGTTCCGCCCGTGCCGTCGAAAAGCAGCACGCGAAGGGCAAGTTGACCGCCCGTGAGCGGGTCGAGCTCCTGCTCGACGAAGGTTCGTTCGTGGAGCTCGACGAGTTCGCACGGCACCGGTCGACCAACTTCGGCATCGAGAAGAACCGCCCTTACGGGGACGGTGTCGTCACCGGGTACGGCACGGTCGACGGCCGCCCCGTCTGCGTGTACTCGCAGGACTTCACCATCTTCGGCGGCTCGCTCGGCGAGGTCTACGGCGAGAAGATCGTCAAGGTCATGGACTTCGCGATGAAGACCGGCTGCCCCGTGATCGGCATCAACGACGGCGGCGGCGCCCGTATCCAGGAGGGTGTGGCCGCGCTCGGGCTGTTCGCCGAGATCTTCCGCCGCAACGTGCACGCCTCGGGCGTCGTCCCGCAGATCTCCCTGATCGTCGGGCCGTGCGCGGGCGGTGCGGTCTACTCCCCCGCCATCACCGACTTCACGGTCATGGTCGACCAGACCTCGCACATGTTCATCACCGGGCCCGACGTCATCAAGACCGTCACCGGTGAGGACGTCGGCTTCGAGGAGCTGGGCGGCGCCCGCACCCACAACACCACGTCCGGCGTGGCCCACCACATGGCGGGCGACGAGAAGGACGCCATCGAGTACGTCAAGTCCCTGCTGTCCTATCTCCCGTCGAACAACCTCTCGGAGGCCCCGGCCTTCCCGGAGGAGGCCGACCTGGAGACCACGGACGAGGACCGCGAGCTCGACACGCTCATCCCGGACTCGGCGAACCAGCCCTACGACATGCACACCGCCATCGAGCACGTGCTCGACGACGGCGAGTTCCTGGAGACCCAGGCCCTGTTCGCACCGAACATCATCACCGGCTTCGGGCGCGTCGAGGGCTACCCGGTCGGCATCGTCGCCAACCAGCCGATGCAGTTCGCCGGCTGTCTGGACATCGACGCGAGCGAGAAGGCCGCGCGCTTCGTCCGTACGTGCGACGCGTTCAACGTGCCGGTCCTCACCTTCGTCGACGTGCCCGGCTTCCTGCCCGGCGTCGACCAGGAGTACGGCGGGATCATCCGGCGCGGCGCCAAGCTCATCTACGCCTACGCGGAGGCGACCGTCCCGCTGATCACGGTCATCACCCGCAAGGCGTTCGGCGGCGCGTACGACGTCATGGGCTCCAAGCACCTGGGCGCCGACCTCAACCTGGCCTGGCCGACCGCGCAGATCGCCGTGATGGGCGCCCAGGGAGCGGTGAACATCCTGCACCGCCGCACCATCGCCGCCGCCGACGACCCCGACGCCACCCGCGCCGAGCTGATGACCGACTACGAGGACGCGCTCCTCAACCCGTACGTCGCCGCCGAGCGCGGCTACGTCGACGCGGTGATCATGCCGTCCGACACCCGGGCGCACCTGGTGAAGGGCCTGCGCCAGCTCCGCACGAAGCGCGAGTCGCTGCCGCCGAAGAAGCACGGCAACATCCCCCTCTAA